A single Vulcanisaeta distributa DSM 14429 DNA region contains:
- a CDS encoding ABC transporter permease — protein MPEISEIKSLFRSIFGDRSFLTGFIMFLPVIILAIIGPIIAPYKHPDAVVGPPGVPPSSHYLLGTTLYGQDVWSQLLFATPATLIIAAMAGAIATAIGIVLGVIAGYFGRTINDIINFFTNLFIAIPVTLFVMILSIVIGPKISNLLVATLTGLFSWSWTVRAVDPMTRSIKARDFINVARLNGSDSFEIAFGEILPVILPYVVIVYIIQFNAAIMTIVTLNLFGIGSLSIATWGTMLYWSVIATAFAYGIWWWYVPPGFLTAWTTLALILMVRGLNKIFNPRLRG, from the coding sequence ATGCCTGAGATTAGTGAGATTAAGTCATTATTTAGGTCAATATTTGGTGATAGGTCGTTTTTAACAGGCTTTATAATGTTCCTTCCAGTGATTATACTAGCAATAATAGGACCAATAATTGCGCCATATAAGCACCCAGATGCAGTTGTTGGTCCACCTGGTGTACCACCAAGTTCACATTATCTCCTTGGCACGACACTCTATGGGCAGGATGTATGGAGTCAGTTGTTATTCGCTACCCCAGCGACGTTAATTATTGCTGCCATGGCAGGTGCAATAGCGACCGCGATAGGCATAGTCTTAGGAGTTATAGCTGGTTATTTCGGTAGAACGATCAACGACATCATTAATTTCTTCACGAACCTATTCATCGCAATACCCGTTACTTTATTCGTTATGATACTTTCGATCGTCATTGGACCTAAAATATCGAATTTATTAGTAGCTACACTCACAGGGTTATTTAGTTGGAGCTGGACAGTCAGGGCTGTTGATCCCATGACGAGGAGTATAAAGGCTCGTGACTTCATAAATGTGGCTAGGCTTAATGGTAGTGATTCGTTTGAGATCGCCTTCGGCGAGATTTTACCTGTTATACTGCCGTATGTCGTAATCGTATATATAATTCAATTTAATGCCGCAATAATGACCATAGTAACGCTCAACTTATTTGGTATCGGATCTCTCTCAATAGCGACATGGGGTACCATGCTTTATTGGTCTGTCATCGCGACGGCATTCGCTTACGGTATTTGGTGGTGGTATGTACCACCTGGTTTCCTAACTGCCTGGACGACACTAGCATTAATATTAATGGTTAGGGGGTTAAACAAAATATTTAATCCAAGGTTGAGGGGGTGA
- a CDS encoding ABC transporter ATP-binding protein, with amino-acid sequence MAENVLSVERLKAYYFLENGLSVKAVDDVSFIINENDVLGIVGESGSGKSTLAIAISALAKPPLRVVDGKVLFKGIDILKLSNEELRRIRMEHVSLIPQFAMDALNPTITIKRLLRDALKSHIDSDEKIEEIMNSRVPERLSMIGLPKWVLDRYPFELSGGMRQRVSIMISTILDPDLLIADEPTSSLDVVTQRLVIQFLNELVESRRVKSMLFITHDIGVIAQLANKIGVMYAGKLIEVGNANDVLKEPLHPYTKALIMSIPKYGTNINKIRLKGLKGEPPSLVNPPKGCRFYDRCPYRMDICKEKEPPLVKVGSTTVTCWLFAKGDGQ; translated from the coding sequence ATGGCTGAGAATGTATTAAGTGTTGAGAGGTTGAAGGCTTATTATTTTCTTGAAAACGGACTTTCCGTTAAGGCCGTCGATGATGTCTCATTTATTATTAATGAGAATGATGTTTTAGGAATCGTTGGTGAAAGTGGCTCAGGAAAGAGCACCCTTGCCATAGCTATTTCGGCATTAGCTAAACCACCTCTCCGGGTTGTGGATGGTAAGGTATTGTTTAAGGGCATAGATATACTTAAACTGAGTAATGAGGAATTGAGAAGAATACGCATGGAACACGTATCGCTAATTCCTCAATTCGCGATGGATGCCCTTAATCCAACAATAACGATTAAGCGTCTACTTAGGGATGCCCTTAAATCCCACATTGATAGTGATGAAAAGATTGAGGAAATAATGAATTCCAGAGTCCCTGAGCGATTATCAATGATAGGCCTTCCAAAGTGGGTCCTTGATAGGTATCCCTTTGAATTATCAGGCGGCATGAGACAGAGGGTTAGTATTATGATAAGTACAATACTTGATCCAGATCTCCTAATCGCTGACGAACCAACTTCATCGCTTGATGTAGTTACACAGAGGTTAGTTATTCAGTTCCTAAATGAATTGGTTGAATCACGTAGAGTTAAGTCAATGCTCTTCATAACGCATGATATTGGTGTAATTGCGCAATTAGCCAATAAAATTGGGGTAATGTATGCTGGTAAGCTTATCGAAGTTGGTAATGCCAACGACGTACTTAAGGAGCCGTTGCACCCATATACCAAGGCATTAATCATGTCGATACCCAAGTACGGCACAAACATAAACAAGATTAGGTTAAAGGGACTTAAAGGCGAGCCACCAAGCTTAGTGAATCCGCCTAAGGGTTGCCGCTTCTACGATAGATGCCCCTACAGGATGGATATTTGTAAAGAGAAAGAACCACCATTAGTTAAGGTTGGTTCTACCACAGTTACATGCTGGTTATTCGCTAAGGGTGATGGCCAATGA